Proteins encoded by one window of Nocardioides euryhalodurans:
- the rph gene encoding ribonuclease PH — MTDVPLRADGRADDELRPITITRHWLDHAAGSVLVEFGRTKVLCAASANEGVPRWRKGSGLGWVTAEYAMLPASTNTRSDRESVKGRIGGRTHEISRLIGRSLRAVVDYRALGENTIVLDCDVLQADGGTRTAAITGAYVALADAVSHLRAQGALAGEPLTGSVAAVSVGIIDGLPRLDLPYEEDVRAETDMNVVMTGEGTYVEVQGTAEGAAFDRAELDALLGLAEKGCADLTRLQRDALSDG, encoded by the coding sequence GCGCCACTGGCTCGACCACGCGGCCGGCTCGGTCCTGGTGGAGTTCGGCCGGACCAAGGTGCTCTGCGCCGCCTCCGCCAACGAGGGCGTGCCGCGCTGGCGCAAGGGCTCCGGCCTCGGCTGGGTGACCGCCGAGTACGCGATGCTCCCGGCCTCGACCAACACCCGCTCGGACCGCGAGTCGGTCAAGGGCCGGATCGGCGGGCGTACGCACGAGATCTCCCGGCTGATCGGCCGCTCGCTGCGTGCCGTGGTCGACTACCGGGCGCTCGGCGAGAACACCATCGTCCTCGACTGCGACGTCCTCCAGGCCGACGGCGGCACCCGCACCGCCGCGATCACAGGCGCGTACGTCGCCCTCGCCGACGCGGTCTCCCACCTGCGCGCCCAGGGCGCGCTGGCCGGCGAGCCGCTGACCGGGTCGGTCGCGGCGGTCAGCGTCGGCATCATCGACGGCCTGCCCCGGCTCGACCTGCCCTACGAGGAGGACGTCCGTGCCGAGACCGACATGAACGTCGTCATGACCGGCGAGGGCACCTACGTCGAGGTACAGGGCACCGCCGAGGGCGCGGCCTTCGACCGGGCCGAGCTCGACGCGCTGCTCGGTCTCGCCGAGAAGGGGTGCGCCGACCTGACCCGGCTGCAGCGGGACGCGCTCTCCGATGGCTGA
- the rdgB gene encoding RdgB/HAM1 family non-canonical purine NTP pyrophosphatase, whose protein sequence is MAEVLLASRNGKKLAEMERILSPLVPGVRVLGLDDVVAYAEPVEDQPDFAGNALLKARAGLAATGLPSLADDSGLCVDALNGMPGVLSARWAGPAKSDDANNALLLSQLSDVPDERRGAHFTCAVAVCHPDGRELVVEGRMDGRIIRETRGSGGFGYDVLFAAVEHPDLTTAELDPEAKDAISHRGRALRDIAPRVAELLGGS, encoded by the coding sequence ATGGCTGAGGTGCTCCTCGCCTCGCGGAACGGCAAGAAGCTCGCCGAGATGGAGCGCATCCTCTCCCCGCTCGTGCCCGGCGTGCGGGTGCTCGGGCTCGACGACGTCGTGGCGTACGCCGAGCCGGTCGAGGACCAGCCCGACTTCGCCGGCAACGCGCTGCTCAAGGCGCGGGCCGGACTGGCCGCGACCGGGCTCCCGTCGCTGGCCGACGACAGCGGGCTGTGCGTCGACGCGCTCAACGGGATGCCGGGCGTGCTCTCGGCGCGCTGGGCCGGACCGGCGAAGTCCGACGATGCCAACAACGCGCTGCTGCTGTCGCAGCTCTCCGACGTGCCCGACGAGCGACGTGGCGCCCACTTCACCTGCGCGGTCGCCGTCTGCCACCCCGACGGCCGCGAGCTGGTCGTCGAGGGCCGGATGGACGGGCGGATCATCCGCGAGACGCGGGGCAGCGGGGGTTTCGGCTACGACGTGCTGTTCGCCGCCGTCGAGCACCCCGACCTCACCACCGCCGAGCTCGATCCCGAGGCCAAGGACGCGATCTCGCACCGGGGTCGGGCGCTGCGGGACATCGCTCCCCGGGTCGCGGAGCTGCTCGGGGGGTCGTGA
- a CDS encoding bile acid:sodium symporter family protein — translation MDSALSTVGLPIALAIIMFGLGLDLTVRDFRRVGQQPKAVLVALACQLVLLPVVCFGLVLLLDLPPLLGIGMMLLAASPGGTTANLFSHLFRGDVALNITLTAINSIVAIGTLPLITNLAIRWYDQSDSVSMPLVEVVKVFVLILVPVGIGMLVRARSEGFAARMDRPVRIGSAVILALLILGILLDQRENVGDYLADVGLVAALFCAISLVVGYAVPRAFGVADDQAVASSFEIGVHNGTLAIFVAVEVLDSTEISVPAAVYSLLMFPMAALWGTVVSRRIRARSTSQPVAP, via the coding sequence ATGGACTCTGCTCTCAGCACCGTGGGGCTGCCGATCGCACTGGCGATCATCATGTTCGGGCTCGGGCTGGACCTCACCGTCCGCGACTTCCGCCGGGTCGGCCAGCAGCCCAAGGCCGTCCTGGTCGCGCTCGCGTGCCAGCTGGTGCTGCTGCCGGTGGTCTGCTTCGGCCTGGTGCTCCTGCTCGACCTGCCGCCGCTGCTCGGCATCGGCATGATGCTGCTCGCCGCGTCACCGGGCGGGACGACCGCCAACCTCTTCAGCCACCTCTTCCGCGGCGACGTGGCCCTCAACATCACGCTGACTGCGATCAACTCCATCGTGGCGATCGGCACCCTCCCCCTCATCACCAACCTCGCGATCCGGTGGTACGACCAGTCCGACAGCGTGTCGATGCCGCTGGTCGAGGTGGTCAAGGTGTTCGTGCTGATCCTGGTCCCGGTCGGGATCGGGATGCTGGTCCGCGCCCGGAGCGAGGGATTCGCCGCCCGGATGGACCGCCCCGTACGTATCGGCTCCGCGGTGATCCTGGCGCTGCTGATCCTGGGCATCCTGCTCGACCAGCGCGAGAACGTCGGTGACTACCTGGCGGACGTCGGGCTGGTGGCGGCGCTGTTCTGCGCGATCAGCCTCGTGGTCGGGTACGCCGTGCCGCGGGCCTTCGGCGTCGCGGACGACCAGGCGGTGGCGTCGTCGTTCGAGATCGGCGTGCACAACGGCACGCTGGCCATCTTCGTGGCCGTGGAGGTGCTCGACTCGACCGAGATCTCGGTCCCGGCCGCGGTCTACTCGCTGCTGATGTTCCCGATGGCTGCCCTGTGGGGGACGGTCGTCTCGCGCCGGATCCGGGCGCGGTCGACCTCGCAGCCCGTGGCGCCCTGA
- the bcp gene encoding thioredoxin-dependent thiol peroxidase, with amino-acid sequence MSQRLSPGDTAPDFTLTSDTEEQVSLSALRGRKVIVYFYPAAMTPGCTTQACDFSESLDSLQGAGYEVLGVSKDAPAKLAKFRERDALTLTLLSDTDLDVHRAYGAYGEKKLYGKVVEGVLRSTFVVDEEGKIALAQYNVKATGHVAKLRRDLGLD; translated from the coding sequence GTGAGCCAGCGCCTCTCCCCCGGCGACACCGCGCCCGACTTCACCCTGACCTCCGACACCGAGGAGCAGGTGTCGCTGTCGGCCCTGCGCGGCCGCAAGGTGATCGTGTACTTCTACCCCGCCGCGATGACGCCCGGCTGCACCACGCAGGCGTGCGACTTCAGCGAGTCCCTCGACTCGCTGCAGGGGGCCGGCTACGAGGTGCTCGGCGTCTCGAAGGACGCGCCCGCCAAGCTGGCGAAGTTCCGGGAGCGCGACGCGCTGACCCTGACGCTGCTCTCCGACACCGACCTCGACGTGCACCGCGCCTACGGGGCGTACGGCGAGAAGAAGCTCTACGGCAAGGTCGTCGAGGGCGTCCTGCGCTCCACCTTCGTGGTGGACGAGGAAGGGAAGATCGCGCTCGCACAGTACAACGTGAAGGCGACCGGCCACGTCGCCAAGCTGCGTCGGGACCTGGGTCTCGACTGA
- a CDS encoding energy-coupling factor ABC transporter permease: MHVPDGFLDAPTSLATGVVAAAGVAVALRGARRELDDRTAPMAGLVATFVFAAQMINFPVGAGTSGHLMGGALAAVLVGPWSAVLCLSVVLLVQALLMADGGITALGTNITLIGLVTVAVGWLVFVGLRAVLPKRPASVAPAAAIGAAVSVPVAALVFTLLFEVGGNAPVDLGTLLTAMLAWHTVIGIGEGIITGLVVASVVAVRPDLVHGARPLLAQRELEIRPAAAR, translated from the coding sequence ATGCACGTTCCCGACGGATTCCTCGACGCCCCCACGTCCTTGGCCACCGGCGTGGTCGCGGCGGCCGGCGTGGCGGTGGCGCTCCGGGGCGCCCGGCGCGAACTCGACGACCGTACCGCCCCCATGGCGGGCCTCGTCGCGACCTTCGTCTTCGCGGCCCAGATGATCAACTTCCCGGTCGGCGCGGGGACCAGCGGCCACCTCATGGGCGGTGCACTCGCGGCGGTCCTCGTCGGCCCGTGGTCGGCGGTGCTCTGCCTGAGCGTCGTCCTCCTCGTGCAGGCGCTGCTGATGGCCGACGGCGGCATCACCGCGCTCGGCACCAACATCACGCTCATCGGCCTGGTCACCGTCGCCGTCGGGTGGCTGGTCTTCGTCGGGCTGCGCGCCGTGCTGCCCAAGCGACCCGCGAGCGTCGCCCCCGCCGCCGCGATCGGAGCCGCCGTGAGCGTGCCCGTCGCGGCGCTCGTCTTCACCCTCCTCTTCGAGGTGGGCGGCAACGCTCCCGTCGACCTCGGCACCCTGCTCACGGCGATGCTGGCCTGGCACACCGTCATCGGCATCGGCGAGGGGATCATCACCGGCCTGGTCGTGGCGAGCGTGGTCGCCGTACGCCCCGACCTCGTCCACGGCGCCCGGCCGCTGCTCGCCCAGCGCGAGCTCGAGATCCGCCCGGCGGCGGCCCGATGA
- a CDS encoding PDGLE domain-containing protein, producing MTARLSTRAFLAIGLLVVLLVAGVASYYASSHPDGLEYVAEQTGFLDTAEDSPTAGSPLADYGTRGVEDDRASSAVAGIVGVAVMAGLSGALFWALRRRGDAPATSDEA from the coding sequence ATGACCGCCCGCCTCAGCACCCGCGCCTTCCTCGCGATCGGCCTGCTCGTCGTGCTCCTGGTCGCCGGCGTCGCCAGCTACTACGCGAGCTCCCACCCCGACGGGCTCGAGTACGTCGCCGAGCAGACCGGCTTCCTCGACACGGCCGAGGACTCGCCGACCGCCGGCAGCCCGCTCGCCGACTACGGCACGCGCGGCGTCGAGGACGACCGCGCCAGCAGCGCCGTGGCGGGAATCGTCGGCGTCGCCGTCATGGCGGGGCTCAGCGGCGCCCTCTTCTGGGCGCTGCGCCGACGGGGCGACGCGCCCGCCACCTCGGACGAGGCCTGA
- the cbiQ gene encoding cobalt ECF transporter T component CbiQ — protein sequence MGAGHGHRLHFHAHSPLHRAPSHLKVVGLVGFMLVVVATPPQAWPAYAVYAALLLGVVALSTVPPTYLAKRMVVEVPFVVFALLLPFVATGPRTEVLGLTVSEPGLAAAAALLVKATLGVLAALTLAATTEPDDLLRGLQRLRMPDLLVQIMGFMIRYLDVVTAELGRMTTAMRARGCEPRSPRHWPALARAMGSLFIRSYERGERVHLAMLSRGYDGRLPR from the coding sequence GTGGGCGCCGGTCACGGCCACCGGCTGCACTTCCACGCCCACAGCCCGCTCCACCGGGCGCCGTCCCACCTCAAGGTCGTCGGCCTGGTCGGCTTCATGCTGGTCGTCGTCGCCACGCCGCCGCAGGCGTGGCCGGCGTACGCCGTCTACGCCGCGCTGCTGCTCGGCGTGGTGGCGCTGTCGACGGTGCCGCCGACCTACCTCGCCAAGCGGATGGTGGTCGAGGTGCCGTTCGTCGTCTTCGCGCTGCTGCTGCCCTTCGTGGCCACCGGCCCGCGCACCGAGGTGCTCGGCCTGACCGTCTCCGAGCCCGGCCTCGCCGCGGCGGCCGCACTGCTGGTGAAGGCGACCCTCGGCGTGCTGGCCGCCCTCACGCTCGCGGCCACCACCGAGCCCGACGACCTGCTCCGCGGGCTGCAGCGGCTGCGGATGCCCGACCTGCTGGTGCAGATCATGGGCTTCATGATCCGCTACCTCGACGTGGTCACCGCCGAGCTCGGCCGGATGACGACCGCGATGCGGGCGCGCGGCTGCGAGCCGCGCTCCCCGCGGCACTGGCCGGCGCTCGCCCGGGCGATGGGCTCGCTCTTCATCCGCTCCTACGAGCGCGGCGAGCGGGTCCACCTCGCGATGCTCTCCCGCGGCTACGACGGGCGGCTGCCGCGATGA
- a CDS encoding energy-coupling factor ABC transporter ATP-binding protein gives MSTPTLEVTGLAYAYPDGHQALFGVDLHVHPGERVALLGPNGAGKTTLVLHLNGILAAGAGSVSVSGLPVVKENLKEVRRRVGIVFQDPDDQLFLGSVRQDVAFGPANLGLRGPELDRRVMEALDKVGMAAYADRPPHHLSFGQRRRVAVATVLAMEPEILVLDEPSSNLDPASRRELAEILRSLDVTVLMVTHDLPYALELCPRSVVLAEGTVVADGPTYDLLTDEALMAAHRLELPVGFDPDRIGSLPA, from the coding sequence ATGAGCACCCCCACCCTCGAGGTCACGGGCCTGGCGTACGCCTATCCCGACGGCCACCAGGCGCTCTTCGGCGTCGACCTCCACGTGCACCCCGGCGAACGGGTCGCCCTGCTGGGCCCCAACGGCGCCGGCAAGACCACGCTCGTGCTGCACCTCAACGGGATCCTCGCCGCCGGTGCCGGCTCGGTCTCCGTCAGCGGGCTGCCGGTCGTGAAGGAGAACCTCAAGGAGGTCCGGCGCCGGGTCGGCATCGTCTTCCAGGACCCCGACGACCAGCTGTTCCTCGGGTCGGTGCGCCAGGACGTGGCCTTCGGCCCGGCCAACCTCGGGCTGCGCGGCCCCGAGCTCGACCGGCGCGTGATGGAGGCCCTCGACAAGGTCGGGATGGCCGCGTACGCCGACCGTCCGCCCCACCACCTGTCCTTCGGCCAGCGGCGTCGCGTCGCGGTCGCCACGGTGCTGGCGATGGAGCCGGAGATCCTGGTGCTCGACGAGCCGTCCTCCAACCTCGACCCCGCCTCGCGCCGCGAGCTCGCCGAGATCCTCCGCTCGCTCGACGTCACCGTGCTGATGGTGACCCACGACCTGCCGTACGCCCTCGAGCTGTGCCCGCGCTCGGTCGTCCTCGCCGAGGGGACGGTCGTCGCCGACGGCCCGACGTACGACCTGCTCACGGACGAGGCGCTGATGGCCGCCCACCGCCTCGAGCTGCCGGTCGGGTTCGACCCCGACCGGATTGGTAGCCTTCCCGCGTGA
- a CDS encoding DUF3618 domain-containing protein — MSNDLPSLEREIEETRERLAGTIDQLLYRAHPKTIVSREVSQVRAFFVDTATGQPRTDNILKVAGTVVGAIALFVTIRKVAS, encoded by the coding sequence GTGAGCAACGACCTGCCGTCCCTGGAGCGGGAGATCGAAGAGACCCGCGAGCGCCTCGCCGGCACGATCGACCAGCTCCTCTACCGAGCCCACCCGAAGACGATCGTGTCGCGGGAGGTCAGCCAGGTGAGGGCGTTCTTCGTCGACACCGCGACCGGGCAGCCCCGGACCGACAACATCCTCAAGGTGGCCGGGACCGTGGTCGGCGCGATCGCGCTGTTCGTCACGATCCGCAAGGTAGCGAGCTGA
- a CDS encoding GroES family chaperonin, with translation MLHDRLLVEVDQDSGERRSSGGIVIPATAAMGARRLAWSRVIAVGPHARAVEKGDRVLFDPEDKAEVEVQGEVYVVMRERDVHAVAADRLADEATGLYL, from the coding sequence ATGCTCCACGACCGGCTCCTGGTCGAGGTCGACCAGGACTCCGGGGAGCGACGCTCCAGCGGCGGGATCGTCATCCCGGCGACGGCCGCCATGGGTGCGCGGCGACTCGCGTGGTCGCGCGTCATCGCGGTCGGCCCCCACGCGCGCGCCGTCGAGAAGGGCGACCGGGTGCTGTTCGACCCCGAGGACAAGGCCGAGGTTGAGGTCCAGGGCGAGGTCTACGTCGTGATGCGGGAGCGTGACGTCCACGCCGTCGCCGCCGACCGGCTGGCCGACGAGGCCACCGGCCTCTACCTCTGA
- a CDS encoding SigE family RNA polymerase sigma factor, with product MRKTHESGPGPGPGIRAVADDRDKAVAELFVAHHRRLVGLASLLVDDRRTAEDVVQEAFASLYRRWSHLRDPQSAAAFLDRTVVNGGRDSLRRRRTAGAAVLRLVPRSEELDSAEHAAVAHHEADRLWAAVTALPTRQRQVLVLRYYLDQSELEIADTLGISAGSVKKHASRGIAALAREWEGRS from the coding sequence ATGAGGAAGACCCACGAGTCGGGACCTGGTCCCGGACCGGGGATCCGCGCTGTCGCGGATGACCGGGACAAGGCGGTGGCCGAGCTGTTCGTCGCGCACCACCGTCGGCTGGTGGGGCTGGCCTCGCTGCTGGTCGATGACCGGCGTACCGCCGAGGACGTGGTGCAGGAGGCGTTCGCCAGCCTGTACCGCCGCTGGTCGCACCTGCGCGACCCCCAGTCCGCCGCGGCGTTCCTCGACCGGACCGTCGTCAACGGTGGACGGGACTCGCTGCGCCGGCGGCGTACGGCAGGCGCGGCGGTGCTGCGGCTGGTGCCGCGCTCCGAGGAGCTGGACTCGGCCGAGCACGCCGCCGTCGCCCACCACGAGGCCGACCGGCTCTGGGCCGCGGTCACGGCGCTGCCGACCCGGCAACGCCAGGTGCTGGTCCTGCGTTACTACCTCGACCAGTCCGAGCTCGAGATCGCGGACACGCTCGGGATCTCCGCGGGATCGGTCAAGAAGCACGCGAGCCGCGGGATCGCCGCGCTCGCCCGAGAGTGGGAGGGCCGGTCGTGA
- a CDS encoding aldehyde dehydrogenase family protein translates to MDTLFIAGAWRPARDSGTRTIHCPADGREVVTVAEATADDAREAVAAARAAFDAGPWPRTPAPERGALLRRLADRLVADRDEVARLESLDTGKRFVESQIDVDDIEAVFRHFADLATAEAGRVVDTGMPDVSSRVVHEPVGVCSLITPWNYPLLQTAWKVAPCLVAGNTFVLKPSELTPSTAMWLMRALTDVGLPDGVANLVLGAGATAGAPLVEDPDVDLVSFTGGLVTGRAIMAAAAPTVKRVALELGGKNPNVVFADADLPAAIDNALTAVFLDSGQVCSAGARLIVEASVHDQMVDALVERARDIRLGGPFDDDAETGPLVSAAHRAKVEQYVAEALEDGAELRCGGARPEGAAYDDGFFYLPTILDHCATDMRCVRDESFGPVLTVETFEGPDRDSAEEAAISLANDTVYGLAGAVWTENAGRAERVASSLRHGTIWINDYHPYVPGAEWGGFKQSGNGRELGLAGLEEYRETKHIWHNTRPAPAGWFPDRTGGTTQ, encoded by the coding sequence ATGGACACCCTGTTCATCGCCGGCGCCTGGCGACCGGCACGTGACTCGGGAACACGGACCATCCACTGCCCAGCTGACGGCCGCGAGGTCGTCACCGTGGCCGAAGCGACAGCGGACGACGCTCGGGAGGCTGTGGCTGCTGCGCGCGCTGCCTTCGACGCCGGCCCCTGGCCGCGCACCCCTGCCCCGGAGCGGGGGGCGCTGCTGCGGCGCCTGGCCGACCGGCTCGTGGCGGACCGCGACGAGGTCGCACGGCTGGAGTCGCTCGACACCGGCAAGCGGTTCGTGGAGTCCCAGATCGACGTCGACGACATCGAGGCGGTCTTCCGCCACTTCGCCGACCTCGCCACCGCCGAAGCCGGCCGCGTCGTCGACACCGGCATGCCCGACGTGTCGAGCCGGGTCGTCCACGAGCCGGTGGGCGTCTGCTCGCTGATCACGCCGTGGAACTACCCGCTGCTGCAGACCGCGTGGAAGGTCGCGCCGTGCCTGGTGGCCGGCAACACCTTCGTGCTGAAACCGAGCGAGCTCACGCCGAGCACCGCCATGTGGCTGATGCGGGCCCTGACCGACGTCGGGCTCCCCGACGGGGTCGCCAACCTGGTGCTCGGCGCCGGTGCGACCGCGGGGGCGCCCCTGGTCGAGGACCCGGACGTCGACCTGGTCTCCTTCACCGGAGGCCTGGTGACCGGCCGCGCGATCATGGCGGCCGCCGCGCCCACCGTGAAGCGGGTGGCCCTCGAGCTCGGCGGCAAGAACCCCAACGTCGTCTTCGCCGACGCCGACCTGCCGGCAGCGATCGACAACGCACTGACCGCGGTCTTCCTCGACTCCGGCCAGGTCTGCTCGGCCGGAGCACGGCTGATCGTCGAGGCGAGCGTGCACGACCAGATGGTCGACGCGCTGGTCGAGCGAGCCCGCGACATCAGGCTGGGCGGGCCGTTCGACGACGACGCCGAGACCGGGCCGCTGGTCAGTGCCGCCCACCGCGCCAAGGTCGAGCAGTACGTCGCCGAGGCGCTCGAGGACGGAGCCGAGCTGCGCTGCGGGGGCGCCCGCCCCGAGGGCGCGGCGTACGACGACGGCTTCTTCTACCTGCCCACGATCCTCGACCACTGCGCCACCGACATGCGGTGCGTGCGGGACGAGTCCTTCGGTCCGGTGCTGACCGTCGAGACGTTCGAGGGGCCTGACCGCGACTCCGCGGAGGAGGCGGCGATCAGCCTCGCCAACGACACGGTCTACGGGCTGGCGGGCGCGGTGTGGACCGAGAACGCCGGGCGCGCCGAGCGGGTCGCCAGCAGCCTGCGGCACGGCACGATCTGGATCAACGACTACCACCCGTACGTGCCCGGGGCGGAGTGGGGCGGCTTCAAGCAGTCGGGCAACGGCCGCGAGCTCGGCCTCGCCGGACTGGAGGAGTACCGCGAGACCAAGCACATCTGGCACAACACCCGGCCGGCGCCCGCCGGTTGGTTCCCGGACCGCACGGGAGGGACGACCCAGTGA
- the betA gene encoding choline dehydrogenase, with the protein MSEKHYDYVVVGGGSAGSALGNRLSSDPGTSVLVLEAGRNDSILDPFIHMPAALPYPIGNKLYDWKYESEPEPHMGGRRVYHARGKVLGGSSSINGMIFQRGNPMDYERWAGEPGMQEWDYAHCLPYFKRMETCLAGADAWRGGSGPLVLERGPATSPLFGAFFESVQQAGYPLTDDVNGYRQEGFAKFDRNVHRGRRLSAARAYLHPVMHRKNLDVETLALVTGLRMEGKRCTGVDYTRGGRLHRSVTAGEVILCGGAFNSPQLLQLAGIGDPEHLRSVGVTTAVELPGVGANMQDHLEVYIQHAATQPVSIAPWLAHHHKPRIGAEWLFGRRGVGASNHFEAGGFIRSNDEVTWPNLMFHFLPIAIRYDGSKPAESDYGVHGYQVHIGPMYADTRGTVKIRSTDPREHPALQFNYLSTESDRREWIEMVRAARNILEQPGFAAFSGGEISPGPSVETDQEILDWVARDAETALHPSCTAKMGTDDAAVVDPATMRVHGTEGLRVVDASVFPFVTNGNIYAPVMMVAEKAADLIAGNTPLPAAEVPWYRHGRGDPPYPPGDPRNDAWDTHELPSAAGARPAPRRGEHA; encoded by the coding sequence GTGAGCGAGAAGCACTACGACTACGTCGTCGTCGGGGGCGGCTCGGCCGGCTCCGCGCTCGGCAACCGGCTCTCCTCGGACCCCGGCACGAGCGTGCTGGTGCTCGAGGCAGGGCGCAACGACTCGATCCTCGACCCCTTCATCCACATGCCGGCGGCCCTGCCGTACCCCATCGGCAACAAGCTCTACGACTGGAAGTACGAGAGCGAGCCCGAGCCGCACATGGGGGGCCGGCGGGTCTACCACGCCCGCGGCAAGGTCCTCGGCGGCTCCAGCTCGATCAACGGCATGATCTTCCAGCGTGGCAACCCGATGGACTACGAGCGCTGGGCGGGGGAGCCGGGCATGCAGGAGTGGGACTACGCCCACTGCCTGCCCTACTTCAAGCGGATGGAGACCTGCCTCGCCGGCGCCGACGCATGGCGCGGCGGCTCCGGGCCCCTGGTCCTCGAGCGCGGTCCGGCGACGTCGCCGCTCTTCGGCGCCTTCTTCGAGTCGGTGCAGCAGGCCGGCTACCCGCTGACCGACGACGTCAACGGCTACCGCCAGGAGGGGTTTGCGAAGTTCGACCGCAACGTCCACCGCGGACGCCGGCTCTCGGCGGCGCGGGCCTACCTCCACCCGGTCATGCACCGCAAGAACCTCGACGTCGAGACCCTCGCGCTCGTCACCGGCCTGCGGATGGAGGGCAAGCGGTGCACCGGCGTCGACTACACGCGGGGCGGGCGGTTGCACCGCTCCGTGACCGCCGGCGAGGTGATCCTCTGCGGCGGCGCGTTCAACAGCCCGCAGCTGCTGCAGCTGGCCGGCATCGGCGACCCCGAGCACCTCCGGTCCGTCGGCGTGACCACGGCGGTGGAGCTGCCGGGCGTCGGCGCCAACATGCAGGACCACCTCGAGGTCTACATCCAGCACGCGGCCACGCAGCCGGTCTCGATCGCGCCGTGGCTGGCCCACCACCACAAGCCGCGGATCGGCGCCGAGTGGCTCTTCGGCCGCCGTGGCGTCGGAGCGTCCAACCACTTCGAGGCGGGTGGCTTCATCCGCAGCAACGACGAGGTGACCTGGCCGAACCTGATGTTCCACTTCCTGCCGATCGCGATCCGCTACGACGGCAGCAAGCCGGCCGAGTCCGACTACGGCGTCCACGGCTACCAGGTCCACATCGGACCGATGTACGCCGACACCCGCGGCACCGTGAAGATCCGGTCGACCGACCCGCGCGAGCACCCCGCCCTGCAGTTCAACTACCTGTCGACGGAGAGCGACCGCCGGGAGTGGATCGAGATGGTCCGGGCGGCGCGCAACATCCTCGAGCAGCCGGGCTTCGCGGCGTTCAGCGGCGGGGAGATCTCGCCCGGACCGTCGGTGGAGACCGACCAGGAGATCCTCGACTGGGTGGCCCGCGACGCGGAGACGGCGCTGCACCCGTCGTGCACCGCGAAGATGGGCACCGACGACGCGGCGGTCGTCGACCCGGCCACGATGCGGGTCCACGGCACGGAGGGGCTGCGGGTCGTCGACGCCTCGGTCTTCCCGTTCGTGACCAACGGCAACATCTACGCGCCGGTGATGATGGTCGCCGAGAAGGCCGCCGACCTGATCGCGGGGAACACCCCGCTCCCCGCAGCCGAGGTCCCGTGGTACCGGCACGGTCGCGGCGACCCGCCGTACCCGCCGGGCGATCCCCGCAACGACGCCTGGGACACCCACGAGCTGCCGAGCGCCGCGGGCGCCCGACCCGCCCCGAGAAGAGGAGAGCACGCATGA